A portion of the Salvelinus fontinalis isolate EN_2023a chromosome 32, ASM2944872v1, whole genome shotgun sequence genome contains these proteins:
- the LOC129831465 gene encoding probable phospholipid-transporting ATPase IIB: MHDRALKVSAVVESLEREMELLRLTGVEDQLQANVRTILELLSNAGIKIWMLTGDKLETATCIAKSSHLVSRSEDWSPTVERPIWSSMPSEGNTTVLWSSLETPWRYYNTTHFSQDGTVDAAKNILVSKLKPVESKTTKRATKHIINYDFISKTNSILSPLI, from the exons ATGCATGACCGGGCTCTGAAGGTGTCAGCGGTGGTAGaaagtctggagagagagatggagcttcTGCGTTTGACTGGGGTTGAGGACCAACTACAGGCCAATGTCCGGACAATCCTGGAGCTCCTCAGCAATGCTGGAATCAAG ATATGGATGCTTACTGGGGACAAGCTGGAGACAGCTACTTGTATCGCTAAAAGCTCCCATTTGGTGTCCAGAAGTGAAGATTG GTCTCCAACGGTGGAGAGGCCCATCTGGAGCTCAATGCCTTCAGAAGGAAACACGACTGTGCTCTGGTCATCTCTAGAGACCCCTTGGCGgtactacaacacaacacacttcTCTCAAGATGGTACTGTAGATGCAGCCAAAAATATTCTGGTGTCAAAACTAAAACCTGTTGAGTCCAAAACCACAAAAAGAGCAACAAAGCACATCATCAATTATGATTTTATAAGCAAAACAAACTCCATTTTATCACCATTGATCTGA